aacataaacacacacaaaacacaaaaaacaccacatgtataatttcaaacccttttttcataaaagattttcccgacctcctcatacctccccttactgcattccattccctaattaattttgatcaacaaatccttccctaatttctaataaataagttttaacctttctttccatattacataatggttacagcattcaacctcatattttccaaatccacaacgtctcagcattccacaattttacaatgtttcttaagatagtctttaaatttcttccattcttcttccgctgtctcttttccctggtctcagattAGGTAGATCCAGAGCCAATGGCAAGCAGAGCCatagaagtcatagaatcataaacttGGAATGGATCCTGAGGGATCCCGGTCAACCAATTCTGGTTTTGTAACCATTattctccctgctgaattccacaaaggcagcactgagactaaggccacattcacactgtaCATCCAAAGTGCTATGATACCCCTTTAAAGAGTTATGGCAtcgcccaaagaattctgggagtggtagtccattaagtgtgctgagagtttCTGCTCACAGAGATACGGTTCAGAAATCCCAGAGTTACCTGGGAAGGGGAACTGATTGCTAAACCAATGTGGACAGTTGCTCTTAGAGCCAGGGAGTAACTTGCAggaagcacccttaacaaaaacagctcccaggattctttggaagaagacatgactctttaaagtgctATCATGGCACTTTAAAGACATAGAGTGAGTGTGGTCTGAGGAGGAGGCTGACATGTAGTCCTACCCTGTGGACTGGTTGTGAATAAGGATGTATAAAGAAAGGGACAGATTAAGGGAAACTGCCAATATTCAGTTGGTTGGTGGATCACATTTCTTCTGCTATGGATAAAAGAACAATTCCTACTGGAGATCCATGCATACAACACAGTAAATCTCACCTCAAAGCGGTCAAGGAAATCCTTCAGATTTGGGAACTCATCAAAGTACTTTGGCTCAAACATCCAGAGCCGTTCCAATACATCATATGCAAGGAAATCTACATAGGTGATCTAGGAAATCAAAAGAGGAAGACGTTTTAAATGGATCCATAAAACTAGAGAGACATCTTTGTTTCTATGGAATTAGGCATAGCCCTTGTACCTTCTTTCCTGTAAACCACTTCTTGTCCCCCAAAAACTGGGAGAGCAGCTTCAGTTCCCCGGATAACTGCTCCAGGTACTCAGGCTTCACTTTTTCCTGCAACCAGAAGTTCTTGAATTATTACATACACAGATTCATTTCCAGTTCAACTCTTGTGAAACCTTGAACTACTGACTCCCCAGTTATaggactctctttctctctctaactCTAAAGATCTTTTGTTCCTCTGCTAGCCCTCGAAGAGCAGAAAGAAAGTATTTGTTAAGACTTACATAAGTGCTATTTTTTGACCCACTCACTCCATATTGATCCCCAAATCATTCTCGTCATTGGCTGGATTGCCAACCTGGAaggaggattcaaaccaccagaCTCACAAAATCTGGACTGTAGCAAAGTCTTGCAAAGGTCATTCTGACATCCATGAGCTGGTTTTCAAGCATATCCATCCTGATGATTTCTTCTTCACTCTCACCCCCTGTAGAAACGCAACATACACAGAAGGTAAGAGCGCACCTCTAACCAACTATTTGACAAGAATATTATCAATCAATTAACTGGTTAATTTTAAGCTGGCATCCAAAGAAACACTAGTGCCCAAAAGACTCACATATCTTGTGCTTGCGTGCAATGTATCTTATGATGGCGTTGCTTTGTGTGATCTTCGTCTCACCATCAATTAGATAAGGGAGCTAAGGAAAGGATAGAAAAAGTTAATGGTGCCAGTGCAGAAGACCCAGAACATTTCATCGCCCCATCATCCTTGCTGGACAACTTCCCATTTACATAGGATGAACAATGCCAGCAGAAAGGATGTCTAAACTGAAATGGCTTCAGGAGAAAACACACTGTTGGGTGTTAGTTTTTGCATCACAGCTCTAGTATAATTATTTAGGGCTACTCAAGGATTGACGAAACAATTTTGCACAGAATTTGCCACcaccaattgggaaacactgcactTGAGAGTTGTGTGTGAGAGTTTAGTTGCAGAAGTTACCAGGCCTAGCTTCTCCCCCCAGGCACA
The Podarcis raffonei isolate rPodRaf1 chromosome 6, rPodRaf1.pri, whole genome shotgun sequence DNA segment above includes these coding regions:
- the LOC128415945 gene encoding glutathione S-transferase Mu 1-like isoform X4; its protein translation is MAMILGYWDIRGLAGAIRLLLEYTGTPYEDKQYAFGDAPDFDTSQWTNVKETLGLDFPNLPYLIDGETKITQSNAIIRYIARKHKIWGESEEEIIRMDMLENQLMDVRMTFARLCYSPDFEKVKPEYLEQLSGELKLLSQFLGDKKWFTGKKITYVDFLAYDVLERLWMFEPKYFDEFPNLKDFLDRFEALEKISAYMKSGRYLKTPIFLKNAKWGDKK